The proteins below are encoded in one region of Synergistaceae bacterium:
- a CDS encoding homoserine dehydrogenase → MKNVALIGYGVVGHGVAELLSQNADIIAKRAGDSIQLKHILTARPRVDDPRQKLITQNENDIFGDYGVSVVVECVNDLESAYRYCRRSLLAGKHYVTSNKNLIATYGMELTELADRCNVALMFEASVAAGIPVLRPLYKCLSSNYVNEVIGIVNGTTNYILTQMKREGRSFAEALKKAQELGYAETDPSADVLGFDACRKLAIMLSIAFGRYIRYGDIPTEGITSVTASDIALAERLGYSIKLIALGRLTPSDQVYARVAPLLISHSHLLASVEDVFNAVSLSADMAGDVFFYGRGAGAYPSASSIVGDIIDIVTNGRYNDPIWREDYRPLLPVEANTGSLFVRAPLSEHEKLLKIFPDGISANEGEEFGFITPSGTESDLRETLQTAGVKMNAIWRVFSRSSNISN, encoded by the coding sequence GTGAAAAATGTAGCCCTCATTGGATATGGAGTTGTTGGACATGGAGTGGCGGAGCTTCTATCGCAAAACGCGGATATTATCGCGAAACGCGCGGGAGATTCTATACAGTTGAAGCATATCCTGACGGCTCGCCCGCGTGTTGATGACCCGAGACAAAAATTGATCACGCAAAATGAGAACGACATCTTCGGCGATTACGGTGTGTCCGTTGTCGTGGAGTGCGTCAATGATCTGGAAAGCGCCTACCGTTATTGTAGGCGATCTCTTCTGGCGGGGAAACATTATGTCACATCCAACAAAAATCTGATCGCGACCTATGGCATGGAACTCACGGAACTCGCTGACCGCTGCAATGTCGCTCTGATGTTCGAGGCCAGTGTAGCCGCGGGTATTCCCGTGTTGCGTCCACTTTATAAATGCCTCAGTTCCAATTACGTCAACGAAGTGATTGGGATCGTCAATGGAACGACCAATTACATCCTGACGCAAATGAAACGCGAGGGACGTTCCTTTGCCGAGGCATTGAAGAAAGCTCAGGAGCTGGGGTACGCGGAAACCGATCCCTCAGCGGACGTCCTTGGGTTCGATGCCTGCCGAAAACTCGCGATTATGCTCTCCATCGCCTTTGGCCGCTATATCCGTTATGGAGATATTCCAACGGAGGGCATCACATCGGTCACAGCTTCCGACATCGCGTTGGCCGAACGGCTTGGCTATTCCATAAAGCTCATCGCTCTGGGCAGGCTGACGCCCTCCGATCAAGTTTACGCGCGGGTTGCTCCGCTGCTGATTTCGCACAGTCACTTGCTGGCGTCGGTAGAGGACGTTTTCAATGCCGTGTCTCTCTCTGCCGACATGGCGGGTGACGTGTTTTTCTACGGGCGCGGCGCCGGGGCCTATCCCTCGGCAAGCTCCATTGTCGGAGATATCATCGATATTGTGACCAACGGACGCTACAACGATCCCATATGGCGTGAGGATTATCGCCCACTATTGCCCGTCGAGGCAAATACCGGGTCGCTTTTCGTGAGGGCGCCTTTGTCGGAACACGAAAAACTTCTGAAGATCTTTCCGGATGGAATTTCGGCGAACGAGGGCGAAGAATTTGGATTCATCACGCCGTCTGGGACAGAGTCGGATCTCCGCGAAACGCTGCAAACGGCTGGGGTGAAAATGAACGCGATTTGGCGCGTCTTTTCCCGTTCTTCCAATATTTCCAACTAG